Proteins from one Salvelinus sp. IW2-2015 unplaced genomic scaffold, ASM291031v2 Un_scaffold2184, whole genome shotgun sequence genomic window:
- the LOC112073191 gene encoding LOW QUALITY PROTEIN: contactin-1a (The sequence of the model RefSeq protein was modified relative to this genomic sequence to represent the inferred CDS: deleted 1 base in 1 codon), with protein sequence MEQTGLMFLLFVELSGDPSELWAFMLSPSLDPSNAAFTSFSQSGLPQPPPPLSLHYVPSESPTDVYSRPVSSHVTLVWWIPVMDTRNNAVQQYIDGYQVKYWRKYDDTEPGANRIFVPASMNQTRLENMLPDSHYLIEVRAYNGAGVGPPSEHCEMFTKRAPPSVAPQMWRYISYSGKWLYVWWHHISYDWFGNESFPLYYKVMFRKTGYITGPIYMTGWHFIDFPMPQVGDYELEVRGRYEGGDGPIRKIRLQGQASFLRPTLSLATMLLLALCIVGLGI encoded by the exons ATGGAGCAG ACCGGTCTGATGTTCCTCCTGTTTGTTGAACTGTCGGGTGACCCCTCTGAGCTCTGGGCCTTCATGCTCTCACCGTCTCTAGACCCGTCTAAT GCAGCCTTTACAAGTTTCTCTCAATCTGGTctaccccaaccccccccccctctctctctccactatgtCCCCTCTGAGTCTCCTACAGATGTATACTCCAGGCCTGTCTCGTCCCATGTGACTCTGGTGTGGTGGATACCAGTCATGGACACT CGTAACAACGCCGTTCAGCAGTACATAGATGGATACCAG GTGAAGTACTGGAGGAAGTATGACGATACAGAGCCGGGGGCCAATCGTATCTTTGTGCCCGCCTCCATGAACCAGACCAGGCTGGAGAACATGCTGCCAGACTCCCACTACCTCATCGAGGTCAGAGCCTACAACGGAGCCGGTGTCGGCCCTCCCAGCGAACACTGCGAGATGTTCACCAAGAGAGCAC CTCCAAGTGTGGCTCCCCAAATGTGGCGTTACATCAGCTACTCTGGCAAGTGGCTGTACGTGTGGTGGCACCACATCTCCTACGACTGGTTTGGCAATGAGTCCTTCCCACTATATTATAAG gtGATGTTCAGGAAGACTGGCTACATCACAGGGCCGATCTACATGACGGGCTGGCACTTCATTGACTTCCCCATGCCCCAGGTAGGGGACTACGAGCTGGAAGTCAGAGGTCGCTATGAGGGTGGAGACGGCCCCATCAGGAAGATCAGGCTTCAGG gtCAGGCGTCTTTCCTGAGACCCACTCTCAGTCTGGCCACCATGCTACTGCTGGCCCTGTGCATCGTGGGATTGGGGATATAG